One Aegilops tauschii subsp. strangulata cultivar AL8/78 chromosome 7, Aet v6.0, whole genome shotgun sequence genomic window carries:
- the LOC109769853 gene encoding lysophospholipid acyltransferase LPEAT2 isoform X2, whose product MCFQRKAAGNSFPRVLLFPEGTTTNGRFLISFQHGAFIPGYPVQPVVVRYPHVHFDQSWGNISLIALMFKMFTQFHNFMEVEYLPIVYPPEIKQENALHFAENTSYAMAHALNVLPTSYSYADSMIASRAEEAGKANCSSYMVEMAWVKEVYGVSTAEAMELLEHFLAMNPDSDGRVKAQDFWAIFGLDCSPLCKKIFHYFDFENKESVTFRQFLVGCAHLRKQPLFEGVCETAFEKCKAPGTSDISLAQLADALRSGMLPPADDGMLKLFETFDIDDDDKISRDDFVACLARFPFMIALFAGRINGEVYIEIV is encoded by the exons ATGTGCTTTCAGAGAAAGGCAGCTGGCAATAGCTTTCCGCGTGTCCTGTTGTTCCCTGAAGGCACTACAACAAATGGGAGATTCCTGATCTCATTCCAACATGGAGCATTCATACCTGGCTACCCTGTTCAACCAGTTGTTGTTCGTTACCCCCATGTGCACTTTGACCAATCCTG GGGAAACATATCACTAATAGCACTCATGTTCAAGATGTTCACCCAGTTTCACAACTTCATGGAG GTAGAGTACCTCCCTATTGTCTACCCCCCTGAGATCAAGCAAGAGAATGCCCTTCATTTTGCAGAGAAT ACCAGCTATGCTATGGCACACGCCCTTAATGTTTTACCGACTTCTTATTCATATGCTGATTCAATGATTGCGTCAAGAGCAGAAGAAGCTGGAAAG GCCAACTGCTCAAGTTATATGGTGGAAATGGCTTGGGTAAAAGAA GTGTATGGTGTAAGCACAGCAGAAGCAATGGAACTCTTGGAGCACTTTTTGGCTATGAATCCAGACAGTGA TGGACGTGTTAAAGCACAAGATTTTTGGGCTATTTTTGGCCTAGATTGCAGTCCTCTATGCAAGAAG ATATTTCACTACTTCGATTTTGAAAATAAGGAATCCGTCACATTCCGACAG TTCCTGGTCGGGTGTGCGCACCTCAGGAAGCAGCCATTGTTTGAGGGAGTGTGCGAAACCGCCTTCGAGAAATGCAAGGCCCCCGGGACCTCTGACATATCCCTTGCACAGCTAGCCGACGCCCTGCGGTCGGGCATGCTTCCTCCAGCAGACGATGGG ATGCTGAAGCTGTTCGAGACGTTTGACATTGATGACGACGACAAAATCAGCAGGGATGACTTTGTGGCATGCCTTGCAAGGTTCCCTTTCATGATCGCCCTCTTCGCTGGCCGGATCAACGGGGAGGTTTACATCGAGATAGTTTGA
- the LOC109769853 gene encoding lysophospholipid acyltransferase LPEAT2 isoform X1 — protein MASRNHGPTPASSLATPLLSDSITPTTPTRAANGHARGHDGDDDLCAAASVCDGGDPFAFLSEDSRPPRPPGPSPADPFRNRTPWLGGPYGWARTLLLAPVAAARLVLFGLAIAIGYAATWVALRGWTDSRERPREGAGPMPAWRRRLMWVTRLSARCILFSFGYHWITRKGRPAPRELAPIVVSNHVSYIDPIYFFYELFPTIVSSDSHDAIPFVGTIIRAMQVIYVDRFSPASRKSAVNEIKRKAAGNSFPRVLLFPEGTTTNGRFLISFQHGAFIPGYPVQPVVVRYPHVHFDQSWGNISLIALMFKMFTQFHNFMEVEYLPIVYPPEIKQENALHFAENTSYAMAHALNVLPTSYSYADSMIASRAEEAGKANCSSYMVEMAWVKEVYGVSTAEAMELLEHFLAMNPDSDGRVKAQDFWAIFGLDCSPLCKKIFHYFDFENKESVTFRQFLVGCAHLRKQPLFEGVCETAFEKCKAPGTSDISLAQLADALRSGMLPPADDGMLKLFETFDIDDDDKISRDDFVACLARFPFMIALFAGRINGEVYIEIV, from the exons ATGGCCTCTCGAAATCATGGCCCTACCCCGGCCTCCTCCCTCGCCACGCCCCTCCTCTCCGACTCCATCACGCCCACCACCCCCACCCGCGCCGCCAACGGCCACGCGCGGGGccacgacggcgacgacgacctCTGCGCCGCCGCCTCGGTGTGCGACGGCGGCGACCCGTTCGCGTTCCTCTCGGAGGACAGCCGCCCGCCGCGGCCGCCGGGCCCGTCCCCCGCCGACCCGTTCCGCAACAGGACGCCGTGGCTGGGCGGCCCGTACGGGTGGGCCAGGACGCTGCTGCTCGCGCCGgtcgcggcggcgcggctcgtgCTCTTCGGGCTGGCCATCGCGATCGGGTACGCAGCCACGTGGGTGGCGCTGCGCGGCTGGACCGACTCGCGGGAGCGCCCGCGGGAGGGCGCCGGCCCCATGCCGGCCTGGCGCCGCCGGCTCATGTGGGTCACCAGGCTCTCCGCGCGCTGCATCCTCTTCTCCTTCGG GTATCACTGGATCACACGAAAAGGAAGGCCTGCGCCTAGAGAGCTTGCACCTATAGTCGTTTCCAATCATGTATCATACATAGATCCCATATACTTCTTCTATGAATTGTTCCCAACCATTGTTTCATCGGATTCCCATGATGCCATACCATTTGTTGGAACAATCATAAGAGCAATGCAG GTTATATACGTTGATAGATTCTCGCCAGCTTCAAGGAAGTCAGCTGTGAATGAAATAAAG AGAAAGGCAGCTGGCAATAGCTTTCCGCGTGTCCTGTTGTTCCCTGAAGGCACTACAACAAATGGGAGATTCCTGATCTCATTCCAACATGGAGCATTCATACCTGGCTACCCTGTTCAACCAGTTGTTGTTCGTTACCCCCATGTGCACTTTGACCAATCCTG GGGAAACATATCACTAATAGCACTCATGTTCAAGATGTTCACCCAGTTTCACAACTTCATGGAG GTAGAGTACCTCCCTATTGTCTACCCCCCTGAGATCAAGCAAGAGAATGCCCTTCATTTTGCAGAGAAT ACCAGCTATGCTATGGCACACGCCCTTAATGTTTTACCGACTTCTTATTCATATGCTGATTCAATGATTGCGTCAAGAGCAGAAGAAGCTGGAAAG GCCAACTGCTCAAGTTATATGGTGGAAATGGCTTGGGTAAAAGAA GTGTATGGTGTAAGCACAGCAGAAGCAATGGAACTCTTGGAGCACTTTTTGGCTATGAATCCAGACAGTGA TGGACGTGTTAAAGCACAAGATTTTTGGGCTATTTTTGGCCTAGATTGCAGTCCTCTATGCAAGAAG ATATTTCACTACTTCGATTTTGAAAATAAGGAATCCGTCACATTCCGACAG TTCCTGGTCGGGTGTGCGCACCTCAGGAAGCAGCCATTGTTTGAGGGAGTGTGCGAAACCGCCTTCGAGAAATGCAAGGCCCCCGGGACCTCTGACATATCCCTTGCACAGCTAGCCGACGCCCTGCGGTCGGGCATGCTTCCTCCAGCAGACGATGGG ATGCTGAAGCTGTTCGAGACGTTTGACATTGATGACGACGACAAAATCAGCAGGGATGACTTTGTGGCATGCCTTGCAAGGTTCCCTTTCATGATCGCCCTCTTCGCTGGCCGGATCAACGGGGAGGTTTACATCGAGATAGTTTGA